In Vigna unguiculata cultivar IT97K-499-35 chromosome 3, ASM411807v1, whole genome shotgun sequence, a single genomic region encodes these proteins:
- the LOC114177635 gene encoding uncharacterized protein LOC114177635 has protein sequence MCIQYPDGECELKSGLIHLLPKFHGLAGEDPYHHLKEFHVVCSSMRPTTVTEEHIKLKAFPFSLQDAAKNWLYYLPPGSINTWETLKRLFLEKFFPASRVAAIRKDIYGIRQQERESLHEYWERFKKLCASCPHHQINEHLLIQYFYEGLSIMDRQMIDAVSGGSLVDKTPTNARQLIETMASNHQQFSTRSNSITLLKGTHGVEASYVTDHKKLEGKLDDLAAMVRTLTDLQKKPIPSTLCGICASTNHPTEACSMLKETGTLDNEQPQAYAANIYGNNRPPRQQYNHDLSSNKYNPDWKEYPNQKWGNQQPQHQQVYVPPQQRQQPQPAATSGDSNMEAMMKMMADMMKGQINELKQTMEATNQNLQNQIGQMANELNQMKSQQGSSNLPAQTVINPRNVSAITLRSDKDNEVVPNDERGRSNEATQAATSEMPAPSDNSRLVSPNTSSENPSPYSPPPPYPNRLKPKTKMMEELDKEILNTFKKVEINIPLLDAVRQIPKYAKFLKELCTHKRRIMDKEVVNMGRNVSSLIKKPAVRMPQKCKDPGMFSVPCIIGSTKFDNAMLDLGASINVMPLSVFTSLHLGPLKSTGVVIQLANRSTVNPAGVLEDVLVRVDKLIFPADFYILDMKDDEGMSSTTIILGRPFMMTARTKIDVHAGSLTMEIGDEKVQFNVLEAMKHPIEDHSLFCIDLLSNVV, from the exons atgtgcatccaatatccagatggagaatgtgagcttaagtctgggttaatccatcttttacccaaattccatggattagcaggagaagacccataccatcacttgaaggaatttcatgtggtttgttcatccatgagacctacaacagtgacagaggaacatatcaagcttaaggcttttccattctcattgcaagatgccgctaagaattggttatactaccttccgccaggatccatcaatacctgggagactctgaaaagattatttttggaaaagttttttccagcatctagagttgctgctattcgcaaagatatttatgggataaggcaacaagaaagagaaagtcttcacgagtattgggagagattcaaaaagttgtgtgcttcttgtcctcatcaccaaataaacgagcatctcctcattcaatacttttatgagggattgagtatcatggatagacaaatgatagatgctgtaagtggagggtcattggtggacaaaacgccaacaaatgcaagacaattgattgaaactatggcgtcgaaccatcaacaattttccacaaggagtaattctataactctattgaagggaacccatggagtagaagcttcatatgttacagatcacaagaaattagaagggaagttggatgacttagcagccatggtaaggaccttgacagacttacagaaaaagcctatcccttctactttatgtggaatttgtgcttctactaatcatcctacagaggcttgttctatgttaaaagagacagggacgttagacaatgaacaacctcaggcatatgctgcaaacatctatggcaataatagaccacctcggcagcaatacaaccatgatttgtcctccaacaagtacaacccagattggaaggaatatcccaaccagaaatggggaaatcaacagcctcaacaccaacaagtctatgttccacctcaacagaggcaacaaccacaaccagctgcaacctctggtgattcaaacatggaggcaatgatgaaaatgatggctgacatgatgaagggacaaatcaatgagttgaaacagacaatggaagcaaccaatcagaacttgcagaaccagattggacaaatggcaaatgagttaaatcagatgaagtctcaacaaggctcaagcaatttgcctgcacaaactgtaatcaacccgcgaaatgtaagtgctattactttaagatcgg ataaggacaatgaagttgtacctaatgatgaaagaggaagatcaaatgaagcaacacaagcagcaacatctgaaatgcctgcaccgagtgataactccaggttggtatcccctaatacttcctctgaaaatccttctccttattctcctcctcctccctatccaaaccgtttgaaaccaaaaactaaaatgatggaggagttagacaaagaaatcctgaatactttcaagaaagtggagataaacattcctttgttggatgctgtgagacaaattcctaaatacgccaagtttctcaaagaattatgtacacataaaaggcgtattatggacaaagaggtagtgaacatgggaagaaacgtctctagcttaattaagaagcctgcagtcagaatgccgcaaaagtgtaaggatccaggtatgttttctgttccctgcattataggtagtactaagtttgacaatgctatgttagatttaggagcttctattaatgtaatgcctttatctgtttttacttcacttcatcttggacctcttaagtctactggtgtggtcattcaattggccaaccgtagcacagttaaccctgcaggtgtgctagaagatgtgcttgtccgtgtggacaaattaatttttcctgcagatttctatatcttggacatgaaggatgatgaaggaatgagttcaaccacaatcatcttgggaagaccattcatgatgacagcacgtaccaagatagacgtgcatgcaggatccttgactatggagataggagatgagaaggtgcagttcaatgtgctagaagccatgaagcacccaattgaagaccattctttgttttgtattgatttattgagtaatgtagtg